The following nucleotide sequence is from Glycine max cultivar Williams 82 chromosome 9, Glycine_max_v4.0, whole genome shotgun sequence.
tttattcaaacacaaaattttgaaaataaaagaatttcaattgaagtatttgaaattcttaaaatttaaaatttttcagaattttaaatttctccatccaaacacaatcTAAATGATAagaaattgagaagaaaaaactGCGCTACACAAATATTTTGAATTCCTTTTTAGGTTTGTCTAACATAGCTTTCGCCTTTGCAATGTTAGTGTTGGAGTGTACGGTCTATGTTGGAACCTGGTGATGAAGTTAAATTTGCAGGGAAAGTTGTGGATTGGCTAGCCGAGGAGGGGCTTCAACCTCTGCTTCCAGAGAATGTTGAAGCCAAATTGGATAAATTGGTTTTATCAGGTCACAGCAAGGGTGGCAAAACTGTATTTGCTGTGGCACTTGGTTATGCTAAAACTAACCTCAAGTTTTCAGCACTAGTAGGCATAGACCCTGTGGCTGGCCCATGTAAATCTTGCGAAACATTTCCTCCTATTCTCACTGGCATGTCCCAATCCTTCAATTTGAACATACCCATTGTTGTAATTGGCACTGGGCTAGGCCCAGAGAaggctaatttttttattccaccATGTGCTCCTGATGGGGTGAACCATAAGGAGTTTTTCAATAAGTGCAAACCCCCTTGTGCACATTTTGTTGCAACTGAGTATGGTCACATGGACATGTTGGATGATGTGACACCTGGCTTAATTGGGTCAATATTGTCAAATTGTATATGCAAGGATGGGAAGGGTCCTAGGGACTTGATGAGAAGGACCGTGGGAGGGTTGGTTGTGGCCTTCTTAAGGGCACAGTTGAATGGCCTATGGAAGGATTTTAATGCTGTTTTGGCGAATCCTAATCTTGCTCCTACTAAACTGGATGATGTAGTGTACGTACCCGCATGAAGTCCATACTCAATATTAAAGGCTCTTTGGTTCGATGCTGAATTGCTTTCAATGCCAaagtttcttttcaaagaaatcaAGTTTCTTTCGatgatgtttgtttttgtttccataAAAGGCTTGTAaatggaattttaaaataatcttctATTGTTTACATTCTCTGTCGAGTTTTTACGTGGGATAATGTTTATTCATTTTGGAGTTGTAGTTTAGACAAACATATTAATGGAATTTAATTCAGTTAATTCAAGTATTATAAACTTTTTCATATCGTCTTTGATACGTACTGATTAAAAACAATCATAGGAGATATTACTCAATTAATTAGTTTCCTTGGGCTCCCTTTAGATTAGGTGAAGCCGGTCGATTTGTTCAGTTAGACCTAATTTGGGAGCTATTGAAAGTTGTAACTAGATAATTGGACAGTAGTTGTAATTGAATAAGGGAGGACATTAATATGTACACCAGGAATTTTAGAAAGAAAgatatattagattttttagCACAAAAATGCATAGTATAACATGTACTTCTCACATAATTTAATCGATGTCTTAAATTGTGAGTGTCTAGCAGAAAGCTTGAATCTATATATGTCCGTACAGTTTCAATCTAATTtgtagagaaaaataaaaatgagagaaaattattttctattttgtcaCTAGAGTTTTTCCACAGATATTACATACATCCAAATCCAAAGTTGTTTGGTGGGCACAATACTTATGAGCAACTTAACTCATCACCTACGTGCCATTCACACATAAAAAGTTCAAATGATAAATATCtaaagttttataattaaattaattaataatatacaattattgaaatatttaataatgtaaacaatttattctaaataattcagcTGTAACTATCATCATGTAAACAAAGACAGAGAGAAAGATTGTCAGAACTGAGAAGTCTCGGAGTTTCCCTTATTTGAAAGAATATATACCACTGTTTTCGTAATAGTTGAAATATTGTGGGAATAACATTACTCTGCACGAAATTAAATGACAAGTTCTCTTTCAGGATACGGGACACAATGGAGAAACACCTTCCTATCAATTCACATTAATTGTTAACAGCAAGCctcagttatatatatataattattttatgatatatgtaattattttaaaattcaataactTTATCCTATAACATGAATTATGATTGAACGATTCAATTATGATTGAACGATTctgtcaaatttttaatattgtcaGTGTATAATATTGTTTTAACATGTAATACCAATTTAGGatatgtaaattttatatttgtctaCCATATTGCAAGTATGGCATAtcttgtaaaatataaatatacaagtgtaaattttaattttaatttttttaattaatttggttaataaaatatcattttaatgataattaatttaaaaatatctttctttacttaatttgaaaattttgaatattgattaaaataatgaaataaatttttaattttctttaattccataattaattaaataaaaatattgattaaaattgtCTCATGTGTCACAAGAAAGATGAGTACTTACAcgagaagagaaaaacaaaagaagattgcctatttttttaaaaaataaaataaagtatcaattttataatacaatactaactaatatttaaatataacaaaatcacGACAATTATGTTGTATATTATttagacatatatatatatatatatatatatatatatatatatatatatatattaactcttAAGCAACCATAAATGGACAAGaagtgataaaaaaacaacaaatactattaatttttccATTAAACCAAAATGTATactttacaaattataattcaaatatgttataaattttatataaaaaaacacaataatttAGCATTTTACATATGGAagatactaattttattttgatagttTGATAATAGCTGAACAAATAAAGAAGGGCTATAAATATTGATAGGAAACACCCATAAGTGATACAGCTAGCTATTAGCTATCAAGGGATCCATGAAAGGGAGCCTTCACTGGTTGATGCTATTTTTGCAAGGAAGATAAGgccatgcttttttttttttctttaggtaGTGTGATAGTCTGGGTAGTATAGACATATACGTAAACACGTTTTTAACAAGTGCATGCAGACATTAACGTAAACTTGCTTTTAATGCAGGTAcctttttagaatttaaatttaaattattcttgcAAAATATTGCGGCATGCTAATCACTACGCCCTTCCAATGTTGGTAAAATTAAGGTATTTCATATTCTTTTAACTTATTGCTCTATGAAGATATTGACAAGTGATCACAATGGAAGTTTTTCGATCCGTTTGCTAGAAATGCTGTATATATAGAGAATGGAGGAAATTaggattttcttatttatatatatatatatatatatatatatatatatatatatatatatatatatatatatatatatatatatatatactttaaattattttaaacagtaagtaataagtgatttttttatatgataattaatatatattttctaatattatgTTAGTATCATGTATTCAGGGACTCAATAAATAATTCCCTTATAAATTTACAGTGAAGCATTTATGCTTATCTATTCTACCAATCTATACCCTGTTGACTTGGATGAGTGTGATACCAACCTTGTTGAACAGTTACTTACACTTCTTGATTGGGTGTGACTTGTGATGGACCTATCACTATCAATAGGGGGTGTTCCGTACAAAAAAACcgaatttgtttttatatttaaatagttaaattgatttaaaaattggtttaaaattaaattaattttaaaaattaatttcaaattaaattagtttttaatcaattttatattagttttaaAAGTCAAATCtttaaactagtttttgaattatttttttaaaataaaaataagtttgtttaattaaactgattttattgaaataattcGATTAACTGAATTAGTTTTATAAgatagtgtattttttttttaataattaaaaaaaatcaattcaattcaagtttaattataattcaaataagatagtgtatttattttttaaaataattaaaaaaatcaattcaattcaaatataattataattcaattcaatccaaatcagtgtttttttttaaacacccCTAACTATCATCCGATCCATtaccaattaattattaacaaacaGAAACAATTAGAAGGCATCGAAATTCCATAATATTAGTTGGCGTTTTTTAAAACAGGTATGTTTGAAGACTAAACATTTGCTGAATGTCTGTGCAGAAATACCTAGACgtgaaagataaaaattctcacttttttttatactaagaTCATTTGGATCCATACTAATTTGACTGTTTGGAGAACTCAGTTAAGAAACTATTGCTCTTTCATGAAGGGCTTTATTTTTTCTCGTGACATGTGTACTTAACCTTGCATTGCAACAAGCTAGTTCTTTTAATCTTGACCTTCTTATACATGAAAAAAAGATaaccaaatatttttcttgagaaaaaaatgttgtaatcaCGTTTCATAATTTCTTCGGCGCAGTTTTCCATTAAAATTTCCGGGGATGTAATTGACAAATATTTTACTCTTGGGATACCCCTTTCGGAAAAGTAGCCGCATTAGCATGCCTAATTAATCGCACGTCTCATATATACATGATCATACATTAATATATACTACATGGCTCTTTATTCTAGTAAATTATTCTGGCCCACAAAatcagattattttttttctgtgaaGAGTTAAAAGACTAATGTTTGCTCGAGTTACTCTAATTCATCTAAGAAATTAACTTATTCTGATAAAtgttatttcatatatatatatataaaatttgagaaTCAAATTCTTAATcacatacttaaaaaatatagttatttatcaatcatatgataacatgttaataaatcacattattaatatattgaaCAACACTGGCAGAGCCTATAAAAGCTGTTTAAAGGCTGACATTAATATTGATCCATTATTCTTAACAAATTGGTGGCTTTAGCAGGCAAGGGTGACCATGCAAGATTACTGCTAGATCTGAGTAAACTACAAAAAAGAAACAGCCTTTATTTTCTcgttaaaagaattaatatagccaaataaacaagcaagtaaaatgaaaagagaagggACATGAATCTTGAGAAAAGGTAAAGTTGGATGCTGCAGGTGTTGGTGTTGGCGCTTGATATAATAGTGAGCTAAGCTTGTGCAGATTGATATGTAAGCTTATCATTATTGACCAGCACTCTCTAGCTAGGCCAAAATTGACTGATGTAAGCAATgataaatcatcaattatcaacTGAGCATGGAGATTAAAAGTTGAAGGCCCCATAATTTGAAGGCCCCACACGTTGCATGATAACAACCactttaattgaataaaaatacaacCCCCTTTAATTTTGACTTAGAATAGACCAAAATAATCCAGTAAATTCAATGATTATGTGCGTTATTTCACGCCAATTTGATCCCTCTTTTGCTTTTCCATATGAATTATTATTGTAGAAGTGAGCTGATGATTATTATTGCTTGGCGTGCCTAAAAGTATATAGTGTACTGCCAAGATAAATGTAAAGTATGAATCAATTTGCAGCTATGTTGATTATAGAAAAGCATAGCATACCAAGTGCATTCAGAAATAATAACATTGGGTAATTAAAATGGCAAATACACCTTTCTTTAgcagtttgttttatttttccttctctaTATGTAATCTCTCCTAGAAATTTAgagaagaacaaaagaaaatttggaggattaaaaaaaatcagtctTGTCTTCACAAGCCAGAGTGGAATTTGCTTAATTTGTCTTCCACGTATTGTAACagtccagtttttttttttaaagtaaataaaaagagttttatttaaaaattaatagaattattagaaattaaataaatgaaagaaaatgatttttgttaattaaagtaatagtttcatagtattagaaaataaatagagtaaaatgatgttttagaaaaataaatggatattgtaattgattatttatttaatgaagtagtaaaattgaattctttttttataaaataataaaataaataaaaataaagtaaacaaTAAGCTCAAAGTatcttatttataaatagaGAGATATTaagtcaatttttatatttaccaTATGTttctatgttttattttcctctcaaatttgtttttccttcttcatcTCCTCAAACCCTCCCTTTTTTCACATACACTTGAACTTGTTTCAGTAAAATGATAATCTCATACtttttaaccgttggatcttcctGAAATTTGGACACCGGGTTTGAAACTCATTTTTACACATTCTCAACGTTTgaatttgtgaaataatgtaTGTAGAGAGAGATATGTCCCTCGCATAGAGACAGTGAAATTGGGGCTTcaatttcttctcattctctttaACACATAAAAACCCTAGCAGAACCAGAGAAAAAACTTGAGAAATCTTATGGAGCCACTATCACTGCCAGACtacacacgtgagtccgcttagaggtaaggaatGAGTTATTCACACTTGAatattagaatgaacatgtgtatggatTTCTATAGGTTaaattttggattattttatgaatttcaatTCTGTTCTTATTCTTTTATGAATTTCAATTGATGTCTTGATGTGAAATTGTTGTGAAATCGATATGTTCTTGTATTGAGTGTGAAACCTAAAAATTGGATCTTTTCTAATTagtatgaattgatgaaattaagtaaGGAAAGATTTACCATAAGAGGAAACgagatatttattttgtatttttttcccttttcttgctttttagggcttttttatatatagtttggaattaataatataatttgaaattataatagaCTAACAAAATGATATTCTcaattattgttttagttttaatatttaatatgagtttatatatttttcatattattattctttaaaattgaCCAAAGTCTATTTAACTATAAGGTTTTTCAAAAGCTTTAGTGAATCCTTGGTGTAgttttgtttgattatatttcaCTTTGTAAATTTATGATTAGAATATTTGTGtgtttagttatttatatattgtgtgtttatatatgtaatactatttatatattatgaattgtgattgagattgagtataagtgacaAGTTGAGCATGTGTTAATTTGCGAGATACACATGAACATGtaatggtggattgtgacattgaAAAGTGTTAAATTATAGATATGAAATATGGttatgaataagtgtgtggttaatacttgatgtgGTATTACTTGTGTTTTGAGTtgtaaattatacaataacctgattggtgtttaccttgagagaaGTGTTTATGCGcgaggtgttaaaaggaaagtgtaaggttccaagttaggaacctgAGGTCTTAAATTGTAACACAATGCGTGAggttttaaaaggaaaatatagGGTTCCAAGTTAAGAACCTGAGGTGTTAATTGTAGGacattgtgttaaacatgtttgaaaataaGTGTGAGATTGTGGGTATCGTATAATTCaagagcagtgtctgcatgcaaattAAGTTGTTTTAAGGGTTGAACTTGAATCAAGAAGGTGAGACCCTAATGGATTCTTTGGAGTCTatgccttgggggtaaatacacttgatttgagtgctcctttaagcttatgttgatctcatatggttggagcattctcacaaaacaggGTGACCTTGACTAGTCACtttatgatttcacttagtgagagtgacctaacaTACTCATTGTGTGATTTGtattgttatgtactcctaagaaccctaatgttttttttcactaacatgataccacattgcatataggattgaatcttagtgtatctgttgcataacgcttgtgtgatgatcattgtgacttgcTATGTGTGATGGTGGGTAATGAATTGTGAGTGTCAAATGCTGTGTTGTATTTGATATTTGTTGTTTTGAACACGTGATTAATGTGAATATGTGAAATctaattttgtgattaaatcctaGGGACAAGTGATGCTACGCAATAAGTGGTAAAATGATGTGAATTGT
It contains:
- the LOC100820123 gene encoding chlorophyllase-1; this encodes MAQRAEPILVTTDVFQMGNIKWKQFNIDTSNASSSPPKPLLIFTPTVPGSYPVILFCHGFSLRNSYYSELLGHIASHGFIIVAPQLCWSVRSMLEPGDEVKFAGKVVDWLAEEGLQPLLPENVEAKLDKLVLSGHSKGGKTVFAVALGYAKTNLKFSALVGIDPVAGPCKSCETFPPILTGMSQSFNLNIPIVVIGTGLGPEKANFFIPPCAPDGVNHKEFFNKCKPPCAHFVATEYGHMDMLDDVTPGLIGSILSNCICKDGKGPRDLMRRTVGGLVVAFLRAQLNGLWKDFNAVLANPNLAPTKLDDVVYVPA